In one Dermatophilaceae bacterium Sec6.4 genomic region, the following are encoded:
- a CDS encoding GAF domain-containing protein — protein sequence MQSPELEQPDFEAPDLISAAVPSPPRLELDQLLAQLIDRAQEVLAAQNKLRGLLEANGSIVDDLTLPTVLRRIVQAACKLVDARYGALGVLGPEGGLEQFITTGIDERTAALIGPLPEGKGLLGALIEDPRPIRLRCLGDDLRSVGFPPHHPPMLAFLGVPIRVRGQVFGNLYLTRDDEREFSVEDEELVASLAGTAGVAIQNARLFEQARLKQEWLAASTEITQQLLASEGEEPLRVIARRMQQVADADAVNVVLRVGDGQRLMIEVATGAGADQLTAMTYPTYHTVSGQVMETGLPMLIDDLSDDDQLRVHLSDVVDVGALMALPRSATIGARHVVGSPAARATHVQSG from the coding sequence ATGCAGTCACCTGAGCTGGAGCAGCCTGATTTTGAGGCGCCGGACCTGATCAGTGCGGCCGTTCCGAGTCCTCCCCGGTTGGAGCTGGACCAGTTGCTCGCCCAGCTCATCGACCGGGCACAGGAGGTGTTGGCGGCGCAGAATAAGCTTCGCGGTCTGTTGGAGGCTAACGGGTCGATTGTCGATGATCTGACATTACCGACGGTGTTACGCCGGATTGTGCAGGCCGCGTGCAAGCTGGTCGACGCCCGATATGGGGCGCTCGGCGTCCTGGGCCCCGAGGGTGGGTTAGAGCAATTCATCACCACGGGAATCGATGAGCGGACGGCTGCCCTGATTGGGCCCCTTCCCGAGGGGAAAGGACTCCTAGGGGCGTTGATCGAGGACCCACGCCCGATTCGGCTGCGCTGTCTGGGAGATGACCTGCGCTCGGTCGGCTTCCCACCGCATCACCCCCCGATGCTGGCCTTTCTCGGCGTACCGATTCGGGTGCGCGGGCAGGTATTCGGCAACCTCTATCTCACCCGCGATGACGAGCGAGAGTTCAGCGTCGAAGACGAGGAGTTAGTCGCGTCGCTCGCCGGTACGGCGGGTGTGGCGATCCAGAACGCGCGACTGTTCGAGCAAGCTCGTCTCAAACAGGAATGGCTCGCGGCGTCCACCGAGATCACTCAACAGCTGCTTGCCAGTGAGGGTGAGGAGCCCCTGCGGGTCATCGCGCGCCGGATGCAGCAGGTCGCGGATGCCGACGCTGTCAACGTGGTCCTGCGGGTAGGGGACGGGCAACGGCTGATGATCGAGGTAGCCACCGGCGCCGGGGCGGACCAGCTGACCGCTATGACTTATCCGACGTATCACACGGTGTCCGGCCAGGTCATGGAGACTGGCTTGCCGATGCTCATCGATGACCTCAGCGACGACGATCAGCTCAGGGTCCACCTCAGCGATGTCGTTGACGTAGGTGCGTTGATGGCGCTTCCTCGGTCAGCCACCATCGGTGCGCGGCACGTTGTTGGTAGCCCGGCGGCACGGGCGACGCACGTTCAGTCCGGATGA